In the genome of Cryptomeria japonica chromosome 8, Sugi_1.0, whole genome shotgun sequence, one region contains:
- the LOC131046386 gene encoding protein VACUOLELESS GAMETOPHYTES-like, with product MAGFDFGSVREIHHFFHSHILELTTFQGREANEKYCRGCMKSIGEGLAYHCQPCNFLLHLTCSQIPQQITHPACSHGLHLLSQPRNYAPSACRCNACWEFITHGFSFHCSICGLDLHPSCAKLPRKINEPNHPHNGLDLCFIPPYPSEAFRCNVCFKENQRSWNYHCSICDYDAHVNCTQIPLLRESLLNKTSQAINRAYVDYTASSGHRHLERRFSEPPRLFNSFPRPSSLHSWSSSQMQQQQYQPFQNPYNTMGNMFVRPTITAIMQTLLGSVVQSFMNPGGGGGGDGWGGFGGLNSSGNLSDIAESMFNFGFF from the coding sequence ATGGCGGGATTCGACTTTGGAAGCGTAAGAGAGATTCATCATTTCTTCCATTCTCATATCCTGGAGCTCACCACATTCCAAGGGCGAGAGGCAAATGAGAAGTACTGTAGAGGGTGCATGAAATCCATTGGGGAAGGTTTGGCCTACCATTGTCAGCCCTGTAATTTTCTCCTTCACTTGACCTGCTCACAAATTCCTCAGCAAATCACTCATCCTGCTTGTAGTCACGGTCTCCATCTGCTCTCTCAGCCGCGGAATTATGCACCCTCAGCTTGTAGATGCAACGCATGTTGGGAATTCATTACGCATGGCTTCTCCTTCCACTGCTCTATTTGCGGCCTAGATCTGCATCCATCATGTGCAAAACTGCCCAGGAAAATTAATGAACCAAATCATCCGCACAATGGTTTGGATCTCTGCTTCATTCCTCCCTATCCGAGCGAAGCCTTTAGGTGCAATGTTTGCTTCAAAGAAAACCAACGTTCATGGAATTATCACTGCTCTATTTGCGACTACGATGCCCATGTGAACTGCACACAAATACCTTTGCTCAGAGAATCCCTGCTGAATAAAACTTCTCAAGCAATAAACCGGGCATATGTAGATTATACTGCAAGCTCAGGCCACCGTCATTTGGAGAGACGTTTTAGTGAGCCTCCCAGATTGTTTAATTCTTTTCCTCGCCCATCTTCGCTGCACAGCTGGTCGTCTTCTCAGATGCAGCAGCAGCAGTATCAACCCTTCCAAAATCCATATAACACAATGGGTAATATGTTTGTGAGGCCAACCATCACAGCCATTATGCAGACTCTACTGGGAAGTGTAGTTCAAAGTTTTATGAATCCAGGtgggggtggaggaggagatggatggGGTGGTTTTGGGGGACTCAATAGCTCTGGAAATTTGTCTGATATTGCGGAATCTATGTTTAACTTTGGATTCTTCTAA